From Arcticibacter tournemirensis, one genomic window encodes:
- a CDS encoding BT_3987 domain-containing protein has protein sequence MNTKIIIKYLFIALAIVTSSGCEQIDIPKEDLTPGYDRIYMAAAARNPNAVKIKMADSVYHITYGASFGGYGKANQDIEVTFEIDPSKADLFNVKNGTSYPLLPQDSYEFSQTSALIKKGTISTEPLNVKVNPFEKLELFKQYILPITIKSVSSGIALNESLTTAYYLVQPSLDFADFPDFNRSKWSVVDVSTEEPAEGEVNGGLGIHIIDNKTSTFWHSKWDGGEAPLPHWFIVDMGESHLLRGLSFIGRQSSNNGKPASVKVETSIDRTSWKEAGVLNLQNTNSQQKFFLSSFNESRYIRITILSTHGNTRYSHLAELGAF, from the coding sequence CTATAGTAACTTCAAGCGGCTGCGAACAAATTGATATACCCAAAGAAGATCTAACCCCCGGTTATGATAGGATATACATGGCGGCGGCAGCGAGAAACCCCAATGCCGTTAAAATCAAGATGGCCGATTCTGTATACCACATCACCTACGGCGCTAGCTTTGGCGGTTACGGAAAAGCAAATCAGGATATTGAGGTGACTTTTGAAATAGACCCTTCAAAGGCTGATCTCTTCAATGTCAAAAATGGCACCAGCTATCCCCTCTTACCTCAAGATTCATACGAATTTAGTCAAACATCAGCCCTGATAAAAAAGGGAACGATCAGTACAGAGCCGTTAAATGTTAAAGTCAACCCTTTTGAAAAGCTGGAACTATTTAAACAATACATCCTGCCAATAACTATTAAAAGCGTTAGCAGTGGGATAGCATTAAATGAATCTTTAACAACCGCCTATTACCTCGTCCAGCCTTCCCTTGACTTTGCCGATTTCCCGGATTTCAATCGCAGTAAATGGAGTGTTGTTGATGTCTCTACTGAAGAACCTGCAGAAGGAGAAGTTAACGGAGGCTTAGGCATCCACATCATTGATAATAAAACCAGTACCTTCTGGCATTCAAAATGGGACGGAGGAGAGGCACCGCTACCCCACTGGTTTATTGTAGATATGGGTGAAAGCCATCTTTTGCGGGGACTTTCATTTATCGGGCGACAGTCATCTAACAATGGAAAACCGGCTTCAGTGAAGGTGGAAACAAGCATTGACAGAACAAGCTGGAAAGAGGCCGGAGTGCTTAATCTCCAGAACACAAATAGCCAGCAGAAATTCTTTTTGTCGTCCTTTAACGAGAGCAGATATATCAGAATAACAATCCTTTCTACCCATGGAAACACCCGGTACAGCCACCTGGCAGAACTGGGTGCATTTTAA
- a CDS encoding glycoside hydrolase family 2 TIM barrel-domain containing protein, whose amino-acid sequence MKKTLFSLRIIITLLVATTYYIRCQAQIIPSGNYKLVSENRLVADIRSNPSNFSRVYLGKDQDRNPSQAWLLIPVSNNLYKIATPDGLKSLDNGNKSSAKGNAILLWDNEEGNNNQLWRLSKKLNGAYTITSIASNLNLAVRTEGNDVSLFQVAPDNGDKTQEWWIKRITAKIKIEPREKKTEWENEEIFAVNKEPAHTTYIPFPAETSFKNDPVYAHPWLDTRSPLHISLNGSWSFKWSKQPSERPQDFYKTDYNVSNWKTIPVPSNMEMQGYGTPIYTNITYPFRNDPPWVMGEVPQNWTAAKEPNPIGSYRRDFEIPSSWSGKEILIHFDGVISAMYLWINGKKVGYSENSFSPAEFNITPYIKTGKNTLAVEVYKYSDGSYLEDQDMTRFSGIHRRVYLCALPKVHIKDFFLKSNFSGDFKSAQFTADVKIRNSAKSRSTGTSLVVKLYDPMGTLVSNRSIDSAILSGNAKEQVVHLSGNVRNPILWSAETPALYTAVLLLKGKDGKNEELVSSKFGFRKVEIKDSQLLINGEPVLLKGVNRHEIHPTLGKSVTTESMIQDILLMKQHNINTVRSCHYPNDPVWLQLCDSYGLYIIDEANHETHGHQKISSYPSWKAAIIDREVRLVERDKNHPSVIIWSLGNEAGNGDNFVAAREAIRSLDLSRPIHYEGRNSVADIESNMYPSVQNIIDKGRQASEKPYFMCEYAHAMGNAVGNLKEYWDAIESHKRLIGGCIWEWVDQGLSKPIPGDPSGKTFFAYGGDFGDQPNDGTFSIKGLVTSDRIVKPALEEVKKVYQYIKFDGTGILNKKIKLTNKYDFLNLNLFDLTWSLSEDGEIIQYGVLDQTNVEPNASAILFIPFKDPILRPGAEYHIKVEVKTKEKLPWADKGHVVAWSQAEVPFNVHEAAGPSIKSIPDLAVQQDDKQVRMSGKSFSLHIEKTSGKISLLEYGSKRFIKNAMEGLEFNLYRAMIDNDHTGDWGQEYDTRKFGFDSLKYVLQSLDVKELSKKELSLTTVTQAISKSGFKVVSRLKYHVYGDGRIDVEATFTPDTTSKFITRLGLRMILNEGLETVEWYGRGPHENYIDRKESAPFGRYSRRVSAMVEPYEKPQSMGNREDVRWIKLTGTDRSGIEIQAKSKLSFTALHFTDQDLGKARHMYELKPRKETILSLDYQQMGLGNGSCGPIQLPEYLVPAAPASLSFTIRPCISR is encoded by the coding sequence ATGAAAAAAACACTTTTCTCTCTGAGGATAATAATCACCTTATTGGTGGCAACCACATACTACATTAGATGTCAGGCACAAATCATCCCATCAGGCAATTATAAACTTGTAAGTGAAAATCGGCTTGTGGCCGACATAAGGAGCAATCCATCGAACTTTAGTAGGGTTTATTTAGGCAAAGACCAGGATCGTAACCCCTCACAAGCCTGGCTGCTGATCCCTGTGAGTAATAACCTATATAAAATCGCTACCCCCGATGGTTTAAAAAGTCTTGACAACGGCAATAAATCCTCAGCTAAGGGAAATGCTATCCTCTTATGGGATAATGAAGAAGGAAATAACAACCAGTTATGGAGGTTATCAAAAAAGTTAAACGGCGCATATACTATTACGAGTATAGCATCTAACCTGAACTTAGCAGTCAGGACAGAAGGTAATGATGTCAGCCTGTTCCAGGTAGCTCCCGATAATGGCGACAAAACCCAGGAGTGGTGGATCAAAAGAATAACCGCTAAAATAAAAATTGAACCGAGGGAAAAGAAAACAGAATGGGAGAACGAAGAGATCTTTGCTGTGAATAAAGAACCCGCACACACCACCTATATTCCCTTTCCTGCCGAAACAAGCTTTAAGAATGACCCGGTTTATGCACATCCCTGGCTCGACACCCGTTCGCCGCTCCACATTTCCTTAAACGGAAGCTGGAGCTTTAAGTGGTCGAAACAGCCATCAGAAAGACCGCAGGACTTTTATAAAACAGACTACAATGTTTCTAACTGGAAAACCATACCAGTACCTTCTAACATGGAGATGCAAGGCTATGGCACACCTATATATACCAATATCACATATCCCTTTCGCAATGACCCTCCCTGGGTAATGGGAGAGGTCCCCCAAAATTGGACTGCAGCCAAGGAACCGAATCCGATTGGCTCTTACCGCCGCGATTTTGAAATTCCTTCCTCTTGGAGCGGAAAAGAAATCCTAATCCATTTCGACGGCGTTATCAGTGCAATGTACCTTTGGATAAACGGGAAAAAAGTAGGATACAGCGAGAACAGTTTTAGTCCTGCCGAATTCAATATTACGCCCTATATAAAGACGGGAAAGAACACCCTTGCTGTTGAAGTTTACAAATATAGTGATGGCAGCTATCTTGAGGATCAGGACATGACCCGTTTTAGCGGGATTCACCGTAGGGTCTACCTGTGTGCTTTACCCAAAGTTCATATAAAAGATTTTTTTCTTAAATCCAACTTTTCAGGCGACTTTAAGTCTGCACAGTTTACCGCCGACGTTAAGATCCGGAACTCTGCGAAGTCCCGTTCCACGGGAACTTCCCTGGTAGTTAAGCTGTACGATCCTATGGGTACGCTTGTTTCAAACCGCTCTATAGATTCGGCCATCCTTTCCGGGAATGCCAAAGAACAGGTTGTTCATTTATCAGGCAATGTTCGCAATCCAATTCTCTGGAGCGCGGAGACACCTGCTCTTTATACTGCCGTACTGCTTTTGAAGGGAAAGGACGGAAAAAATGAAGAGCTGGTGAGTTCTAAATTCGGGTTCAGAAAAGTAGAAATAAAAGACAGTCAGCTTCTGATCAATGGAGAACCGGTATTGCTTAAGGGCGTGAACCGTCATGAAATCCATCCCACCTTGGGGAAGTCTGTAACTACAGAGAGCATGATTCAGGATATTCTTTTGATGAAGCAGCATAATATTAATACGGTGCGAAGTTGCCATTATCCCAACGACCCTGTCTGGCTTCAGTTATGCGATAGCTACGGACTGTATATTATCGACGAGGCAAATCATGAAACCCATGGGCACCAGAAAATTTCATCCTACCCATCGTGGAAAGCGGCCATAATAGACAGAGAAGTACGTCTGGTAGAAAGAGATAAAAACCACCCCTCGGTCATTATATGGTCACTCGGCAATGAAGCGGGCAATGGCGACAACTTTGTAGCTGCGCGCGAAGCTATAAGAAGCCTTGACCTGTCCAGACCTATTCATTACGAGGGAAGAAACAGCGTGGCCGACATCGAATCAAATATGTACCCCTCTGTTCAGAATATCATCGATAAAGGCCGGCAAGCTTCAGAGAAGCCATACTTTATGTGTGAGTACGCCCATGCGATGGGAAATGCAGTCGGTAATCTCAAGGAGTATTGGGACGCGATAGAATCACACAAACGGTTGATTGGCGGATGTATATGGGAATGGGTGGATCAGGGCTTAAGTAAACCAATTCCGGGAGACCCTTCAGGAAAAACGTTCTTCGCGTACGGTGGAGACTTTGGTGATCAGCCCAATGATGGTACGTTCAGCATTAAAGGACTGGTAACATCCGACCGGATAGTAAAACCGGCGCTTGAAGAAGTAAAAAAGGTTTATCAGTATATCAAGTTCGACGGAACCGGTATCCTGAACAAAAAAATCAAGCTAACAAATAAATATGATTTTCTGAATCTTAACCTGTTTGATCTAACATGGTCCCTGTCGGAGGATGGAGAGATCATTCAGTATGGAGTGTTGGATCAGACGAATGTGGAGCCAAATGCGTCGGCAATCTTATTTATCCCTTTCAAGGACCCAATACTGAGGCCGGGAGCAGAATACCATATTAAGGTTGAAGTGAAGACAAAAGAGAAACTGCCCTGGGCAGACAAAGGTCATGTCGTTGCATGGTCCCAAGCGGAAGTACCATTTAACGTTCACGAAGCGGCCGGTCCGTCAATAAAGTCGATCCCTGATCTCGCGGTACAGCAAGATGATAAACAAGTCCGGATGTCAGGAAAGAGTTTCAGTCTGCATATCGAAAAGACATCCGGCAAGATATCCCTGTTAGAATACGGCTCTAAAAGGTTCATCAAAAATGCGATGGAAGGGCTCGAGTTCAACCTCTACCGTGCAATGATAGACAATGACCACACTGGTGACTGGGGACAGGAATACGATACGCGGAAATTTGGATTCGACAGTCTGAAATATGTATTGCAAAGCCTTGACGTCAAAGAACTCAGCAAAAAAGAGCTATCCCTCACTACGGTGACGCAAGCCATTAGTAAATCTGGGTTTAAAGTAGTGAGCCGTTTAAAATACCATGTTTACGGCGACGGTAGAATTGATGTTGAAGCCACATTTACTCCCGACACTACCAGCAAGTTTATAACCCGGCTGGGATTGAGAATGATCCTGAATGAAGGACTCGAAACTGTAGAATGGTATGGAAGGGGACCTCACGAAAACTATATAGACCGCAAGGAATCGGCGCCGTTTGGCAGGTACTCGCGCAGGGTTAGCGCCATGGTCGAACCTTATGAAAAACCGCAGTCTATGGGCAACAGAGAGGACGTAAGGTGGATAAAGCTGACAGGAACCGATCGTTCAGGCATCGAAATACAGGCGAAAAGTAAATTAAGTTTCACGGCCCTGCATTTTACCGATCAGGACTTAGGGAAAGCCAGACATATGTATGAGCTGAAGCCCAGAAAAGAAACTATTTTGAGCCTTGACTATCAACAAATGGGCTTGGGCAACGGCAGTTGCGGACCAATACAGCTTCCAGAATATCTGGTGCCAGCTGCGCCTGCTTCTCTATCTTTTACTATTCGTCCCTGCATTAGCAGATAA
- a CDS encoding alpha-ketoglutarate-dependent dioxygenase AlkB family protein, with the protein MNELFEREYDGSVNLLPYEGTVNYYGRIIQLPEADAYFNTLIHRIEWKHDEAVIFGKRITTKRKVAWYGDEEFEYTYSNITKRALPWSPELLELKEIAERVTGEQFNSCLLNLYHAGDEGMAWHSDGEKDLKKHGAIGSMSFGAERKFMFKHKKSKETVSLILEHGSMLVMKDATQDHWLHRLPPTKLVSAPRVNLTFRTIVRATSVL; encoded by the coding sequence ATGAATGAATTGTTTGAAAGGGAGTATGACGGGAGTGTAAACTTGTTGCCCTATGAAGGCACTGTAAATTACTACGGTCGTATTATACAATTGCCGGAAGCAGATGCATATTTCAACACGCTTATTCATAGGATTGAATGGAAACATGATGAGGCTGTAATCTTTGGAAAACGGATCACAACAAAGAGGAAGGTAGCGTGGTATGGTGATGAGGAATTTGAATATACTTATTCAAATATTACAAAGAGGGCATTGCCGTGGTCGCCGGAATTGCTGGAATTGAAAGAAATTGCCGAACGTGTAACAGGAGAGCAGTTTAACTCCTGTCTGCTGAACCTCTACCATGCGGGAGATGAAGGGATGGCCTGGCATAGCGACGGAGAGAAAGACCTAAAGAAACATGGCGCGATAGGATCTATGAGCTTTGGCGCCGAGCGAAAGTTTATGTTTAAGCACAAGAAGAGCAAAGAGACTGTTTCTTTGATACTGGAGCATGGCAGTATGCTGGTAATGAAAGATGCTACGCAAGATCACTGGCTGCACAGGCTTCCTCCCACAAAGCTTGTTTCAGCTCCGAGAGTGAATCTTACTTTCCGAACGATTGTAAGGGCAACAAGCGTTCTGTAA
- a CDS encoding bifunctional helix-turn-helix domain-containing protein/methylated-DNA--[protein]-cysteine S-methyltransferase, which translates to MNEQEKMNYSRVANAIDYIRQNFRDQPNLNEVAEKVHLSSFHFQKLFSEWAGTTPKKFLQFVSVEYAKRLLKESRATLFETAFETGLSGTSRLHDLFVNIEGMTPAEYKNGGQDLSINYSFADSPFGRVIVASTRKGICYMAFEDDEQIAFEKLTLKFPSAHFDKKTDILQQNALCIFKNDWSSLPQIKLHLKGTDFQLKVWEALLKIPMGRLSTYGSIAQKIEAPTASRAVGTAIGSNPVAFLIPCHRVIQSTGIFGGYMWGSTRKTAIIGWEGAKVNVESIS; encoded by the coding sequence ATGAATGAGCAGGAGAAGATGAATTATAGTCGCGTAGCCAACGCGATAGACTATATCAGGCAGAATTTCAGGGATCAGCCGAACCTTAACGAGGTGGCTGAGAAAGTACATTTAAGTTCTTTCCATTTTCAGAAGCTCTTTAGCGAATGGGCTGGAACTACACCAAAGAAGTTTCTGCAATTTGTAAGTGTTGAATACGCCAAGAGATTGCTCAAGGAAAGCCGTGCCACACTTTTTGAAACTGCATTTGAAACCGGCCTTTCGGGAACAAGCCGGCTGCATGATCTGTTTGTTAATATTGAAGGTATGACACCGGCAGAATACAAGAATGGAGGACAAGACCTTTCCATAAATTATAGCTTTGCTGATAGTCCGTTTGGCCGCGTAATAGTTGCGTCAACTAGAAAGGGGATCTGTTATATGGCGTTTGAGGATGATGAACAAATTGCGTTCGAAAAACTGACACTGAAATTCCCCAGTGCACATTTTGATAAGAAGACCGATATACTGCAACAAAATGCCCTGTGTATCTTTAAAAACGACTGGAGCAGTTTACCGCAGATTAAACTCCATCTGAAAGGCACAGACTTTCAGTTAAAAGTGTGGGAAGCATTATTGAAAATCCCGATGGGGCGGCTTAGTACATACGGTTCAATTGCTCAAAAGATAGAGGCTCCGACGGCCTCGAGGGCGGTGGGAACAGCAATAGGAAGTAACCCCGTTGCATTTTTGATCCCCTGTCACCGTGTTATACAGTCAACCGGAATCTTTGGAGGTTATATGTGGGGTAGCACCCGTAAAACAGCGATTATTGGCTGGGAAGGTGCAAAAGTAAATGTTGAAAGTATATCATAA
- a CDS encoding sulfatase yields MKGILSTVNKLLLFLFLLVQADLLKAQSQKPNIVLIFIDDMGWKDAGFTGSDFYQTPNIDALAKQGMVFTNAYAAAGNCAPSRACLISGQYTPRHGIYAVGSTNRGPQNKMRLKPVPNTEELNPAIYTVAEALRDGGYKTGMFGKWHLGTKAYVIPKSQGFDVDGSFSPPSEAEFSSTKDPKGIYRITDGAAKFMEENKDRPFFLCVSHHATHMAIQANDDMYAKFRGKSGQYQRNVRYAAMNAQMDDGVGILLKKIKDLGIESNTLVIFTTDNGGLPQSPQNPLRGFKGMYYEGGIRVPFIARWPGVIKPATVNNTPVINVDLFPTFLEAGGIEKPQDKILDGESLVKLFKGNNALRRQTIFWHFPGYLDNANPGSRDQDFRTRPVTTIRKGDWKLLLYHEEWVLDGGKDKASTNNAIELYNLKDDIGEKRNLATINTAKRDELLNELFKKVKETGAIIPQQQNPLYGSKASPSQKKKREVEE; encoded by the coding sequence ATGAAAGGAATACTTTCAACTGTGAATAAGCTTCTGCTGTTTCTGTTCCTGCTGGTACAGGCAGATCTTCTCAAGGCACAATCACAAAAGCCTAATATCGTATTGATCTTTATTGATGATATGGGTTGGAAAGATGCCGGTTTTACCGGCAGCGATTTTTATCAAACTCCCAACATCGATGCATTGGCGAAACAAGGGATGGTTTTTACCAATGCCTACGCCGCTGCGGGTAATTGCGCCCCGAGCAGGGCTTGCCTGATATCGGGGCAGTATACTCCCCGACATGGGATCTATGCAGTTGGAAGCACGAACAGAGGGCCTCAAAATAAAATGCGTCTTAAGCCTGTACCAAACACGGAAGAACTGAATCCTGCGATTTACACAGTGGCGGAAGCACTGCGGGACGGCGGGTATAAGACCGGGATGTTCGGCAAGTGGCATTTGGGAACCAAAGCGTACGTCATCCCTAAGAGCCAGGGTTTTGATGTTGACGGGTCTTTTAGCCCTCCATCCGAAGCGGAATTTTCATCGACTAAAGATCCTAAGGGAATTTATCGTATTACCGATGGTGCGGCCAAATTTATGGAAGAAAACAAAGACCGGCCATTTTTTCTCTGCGTTTCGCATCATGCCACGCATATGGCAATACAGGCTAATGATGATATGTATGCTAAGTTTAGGGGAAAGTCTGGTCAATACCAGAGGAATGTAAGGTATGCTGCAATGAACGCTCAGATGGACGATGGCGTGGGTATTCTTCTTAAAAAAATAAAAGACCTGGGTATTGAAAGTAATACGCTGGTGATTTTTACTACGGATAATGGCGGTTTGCCGCAGTCTCCCCAGAATCCGCTACGTGGGTTTAAAGGGATGTACTATGAAGGTGGAATCCGTGTTCCTTTTATTGCGCGGTGGCCTGGGGTAATAAAGCCTGCAACTGTTAATAACACACCAGTAATTAATGTCGATCTTTTTCCTACTTTCCTGGAGGCTGGCGGCATTGAGAAACCTCAGGATAAAATACTGGACGGCGAAAGTTTGGTGAAATTATTTAAGGGCAATAATGCCCTGAGAAGGCAAACTATATTCTGGCACTTCCCCGGATATCTGGATAATGCTAATCCTGGATCACGGGATCAGGATTTTCGGACGAGGCCTGTTACAACAATCAGAAAAGGTGATTGGAAGCTCCTGCTCTACCATGAAGAATGGGTGCTCGACGGCGGAAAGGATAAGGCGAGTACGAATAATGCCATAGAATTATATAATCTGAAAGATGATATTGGGGAAAAAAGAAATCTCGCAACTATTAATACGGCTAAACGGGATGAGCTACTCAATGAATTATTCAAAAAAGTTAAAGAAACCGGAGCAATAATACCTCAACAGCAGAATCCTTTGTACGGTAGTAAAGCTAGTCCTTCTCAAAAGAAGAAACGGGAAGTTGAGGAATAG